Proteins encoded together in one Carya illinoinensis cultivar Pawnee chromosome 3, C.illinoinensisPawnee_v1, whole genome shotgun sequence window:
- the LOC122305482 gene encoding F-box protein SNE-like, with protein MIMVGHRPRPSPPHEAMQQKKAEDTDQKRPKFFINDHVDILIEILKHLDGPSLCVASCVCRLWCTIARNDSLWEHLCFRHVSSPAPSTVRPVVVALGGYKRLYMVCVRPVLSRLGHSDRVRRRVWTREVVQLSLSLFCVDYYERRLGDASASSLMFLCKPVNV; from the coding sequence ATGATAATGGTGGGGCACCGACCCCGACCGTCACCACCTCACGAAGCCATGCAGCAAAAGAAAGCAGAAGATACAGATCAGAAAAGGCCCAAGTTCTTCATCAACGATCACGTAGACATCCTAATAGAAATCCTCAAGCACCTCGACGGACCTTCCCTCTGCGTCGCCTCCTGCGTCTGCCGCCTCTGGTGCACCATTGCACGCAACGACTCCCTCTGGGAGCACCTCTGCTTTCGCCACGTTTCCTCTCCTGCCCCCTCCACCGTACGACCGGTCGTCGTGGCTCTCGGAGGCTACAAGAGGCTATACATGGTCTGCGTCCGGCCAGTCCTGAGCCGACTCGGCCACTCGGACAGGGTCAGGCGGCGTGTCTGGACACGCGAGGTGGTGCAGCTCTCCCTCTCTTTATTTTGCGTGGATTACTACGAGAGGAGACTGGGGGATGCCTCCGCTTCGTCGCTCATGTTCCTCTGCAAGCCCGTGAACGTCTGA
- the LOC122305483 gene encoding uncharacterized protein LOC122305483, which yields MEANVEEALKAKAIAEKRFAEKDFAGAKNYALKAKTLCPGLDGISQMVTTFEVYIASEAKCNGELDYYSILGLKPFADKDAVKKQYKKMAVLLHPDKNKCVGADGAFRLVSEAWTLLSDRSKRSSYDLKRNKQLSSVVNQTNISSIHATGVTGFNNCSNSPNSHGRTDTFWTVCTSCKVQYEYLRKYVNKRLSCKNCRGIFIAVETGTAPANGSFPYSPWSHVPGNGYGSHGFDRVTYIPGNAAFVPGNGVSGFHSGHGYEYVSNVSFQWSSFSGTSSGTVGPIGPSTISTDLYQANGNVSRARPKAKSGPDRKHTLEKAIAKIDSPGGCNELPGSKAGRAEKKRKVLVGTSFRNGYEDEGLKSASEARLADGNASNGHDPKLNNPSELPTRRSSIAPAFDARKLLIEKARTEIQKKLKEMKLVAEAAAAGKENAKAQTQLDQSEGTGDAPKIADLGHSAEQLEPKKARPISITVPDPDFHDFDKDRSEECFKPKQIWALYDEEDGMPRLYCLIREVISVEPFKIHITYLNSKTDSEFGLVNWLDCGFTKSCGNFRASNSDVVDQVNVFSHVLSREKAGRGGCVRIYPRSGDIWAVYRNWSPHWNRSTPDEVRHQYEMVEVLDDYSEELGVCVTPLVKLAGFKTVYGKNSDKSAIRWIPRREMLRFSHQVPFCTLKEDGNNLPGKCWDLDPAATPDELLHAATANGANA from the coding sequence ATGGAAGCAAACGTAGAGGAGGCTCTTAAGGCAAAAGCGATAGCCGAGAAGCGATTTGCAGAGAAAGACTTTGCAGGTGCGAAGAATTATGCTTTAAAGGCTAAAACACTGTGTCCTGGACTGGACGGCATATCCCAAATGGTGACCACATTTGAAGTTTACATTGCTTCTGAGGCTAAATGCAATGGTGAATTGGATTATTATTCTATTCTTGGGTTGAAACCTTTTGCTGATAAAGATGCAGTTAAGAAACAGTACAAGAAGATGGCAGTATTGCTCCACCCTGATAAGAACAAATGTGTGGGAGCTGATGGGGCATTCAGACTTGTTTCTGAAGCATGGACGCTACTGTCTGATCGATCTAAGAGAAGCTCTTATGATCTCAAGAGAAACAAGCAATTATCATCTGTGGTTAACCAGACGAACATATCTTCAATTCATGCTACAGGGGTTACAGGTTTCAACAATTGTTCCAATTCCCCGAATTCTCATGGAAGAACTGACACCTTCTGGACAGTTTGCACCTCTTGTAAAGTTCAGTACGAGTATCTGCGGAAGTATGTGAATAAGAGACTTTCTTGTAAGAACTGTCGTGGTATTTTCATTGCTGTGGAAACTGGGACAGCCCCAGCAAATGGTTCTTTCCCTTATAGTCCTTGGTCACATGTGCCTGGTAATGGGTATGGAAGTCATGGGTTTGATAGAGTGACATATATCCCGGGCAATGCTGCCTTTGTTCCAGGAAATGGGGTCTCGGGATTTCACTCTGGGCATGGGTATGAATATGTTTCAAATGTGTCTTTCCAGTGGAGCTCTTTCTCTGGAACTTCGTCTGGAACGGTGGGTCCTATTGGACCATCCACCATATCCACTGATCTCTACCAGGCTAATGGAAATGTTAGTAGGGCAAGACCAAAGGCTAAATCAGGACCCGACAGAAAACATACATTGGAAAAGGCTATTGCTAAAATAGACTCACCCGGTGGCTGCAATGAACTTCCAGGATCTAAGGCTGGTAGagctgaaaagaaaaggaaggtgCTCGTGGGAACCAGTTTTAGAAATGGGTACGAAGATGAGGGACTAAAATCTGCTTCAGAAGCAAGATTAGCTGATGGAAATGCTAGTAATGGACATGATCCCAAGCTTAACAATCCAAGTGAACTTCCAACTAGGCGTTCCTCTATTGCACCTGCATTTGATGCTAGAAAGTTGTTGATTGAAAAGGCAAGGACAGAAATTCAgaagaaattgaaagaaatgaaGTTGGTGGCAGAGGCAGCTGCTGCAGGTAAGGAGAATGCAAAAGCACAGACACAACTTGATCAATCCGAAGGGACTGGAGATGCACCTAAAATAGCTGATTTAGGCCATTCTGCTGAGCAGTTAGAGCCGAAGAAAGCCAGACCAATCTCAATAACAGTACCTGACCCTGACTTCCACGATTTTGACAAAGATAGATCAGAGGAATGCTTCAAGCCTAAACAAATATGGGCTTTATATGATGAAGAGGATGGTATGCCTCGCTTGTACTGTCTGATCCGTGAGGTCATCTCAGTTGAACCATTTAAGATTCATATTACTTACTTGAACTCTAAAACTGATAGTGAGTTTGGGTTAGTGAACTGGCTGGATTGTGGGTTTACAAAGTCTTGTGGAAATTTTAGAGCGTCCAACTCCGATGTTGTTGACCAAGTTAATGTTTTCTCTCACGTTCTTAGCCGGGAGAAAGCTGGTAGGGGAGGTTGCGTACGGATATACCCCAGAAGCGGAGATATTTGGGCTGTTTATCGGAACTGGTCACCACACTGGAATAGATCAACCCCAGATGAAGTGAGGCACCAATATGAAATGGTGGAGGTTCTTGATGATTACTCTGAAGAGCTTGGTGTTTGCGTAACTCCCCTTGTGAAATTGGCTGGATTCAAGACGGTATATGGAAAAAATTCGGACAAAAGTGCCATTCGATGGATTCCAAGAAGAGAGATGTTACGCTTTTCACACCAGGTGCCATTTTGTACGCTTAAGGAAGATGGTAATAATTTGCCAGGTAAGTGTTGGGATCTGGACCCGGCTGCAACTCCAGACGAGCTGCTTCATGCTGCGACAGCTAATGGAGCAAATGCCTAA
- the LOC122305484 gene encoding zinc finger CCCH domain-containing protein 18-like isoform X2: MDFSESTNVVYNRIQKIEPENVSKIIGFLLLQDHGEREMIRLAFSPDNLIHSLINKAKTELGLSKLPVSAPISPSLVNSVPGSELPLPFTPYSPVLPRPISSPRTLGGANPYWNPQVAADQQPLHNADYVPPTCSDSVAEDYHLQNQIQFLTLDDQLESASSVASDFSSNYYYPEPGFGVRVGRRSPSLPEFPVKVCHYFSKGFCKHGNNCRYFHGNPTPESFSLILSPSSNELPNEDHVFSPGSLEKLEKELTELLKSRRGFPVSIASLPMIYYEKFGRTLQAEGYLTESQRHGKVGYSLTKLLARLKSSIRLIDRPHGQHSVILAEDVPKYLEYAGERSDPGGIVAGSRQIYLTFPAESTFTEQDVSNYFNKFGLVQDVRIPCQQKRMFGFVSFVYPETVKQILAKGNPHFVCGARVLVKPYREKSRLLERKYADKSPHAMYNSPHFMDRDSELNSMVVRVGDNLRLRKQQLIEEHEQALELESRCFSELRLAPKLFSHHPYIGHSMDELKCSEAHAEQAEFPSAKRYNYLLDVLNNDKTRHINTNYSGQDSQGHNLPESPFASAIGNNSISTVT; encoded by the exons ATGGATTTTTCTGAATCTACGAACGTTGTGTACAATAGAATTCAGAAAATAGAGCCTGAAAATGTGTCAAAGATCATTGGTTTTCTCTTGTTACAAGACCATGGTGAACGTGAAATGATCAGGTTAGCCTTCAGCCCTGATAATTTGATCCACTCTTTGATCAACAAAGCCAAAACTGAGCTTGGCTTATCCAAACTGCCGGTTTCGGCTCCCATCTCACCCTCTCTGGTGAACTCAGTACCGGGTTCAGAGTTACCCTTGCCGTTTACACCCTACTCGCCGGTGTTACCACGGCCAATTTCATCTCCAAGAACTCTAGGAGGTGCAAATCCCTATTGGAATCCTCAAGTGGCTGCTGATCAGCAGCCATTGCATAATGCAGATTATGTCCCACCAACTTGTTCAGATTCAGTTGCTGAAGATTATCACCTTCAAAATCAAATTCAGTTCTTGACTTTGGATGATCAGCTAGAATCTGCAAGTTCAGTTGCTTCAGATTTTTCGAGCAATTATTATTACCCAGAACCTGGATTTGGTGTGAGAGTGGGTCGAAGGTCTCCAAGCTTGCCTGAATTTCCTGTTAAGGTTTGCCATTACTTCAGTAAGGGGTTTTGTAAACACGGAAACAACTGTAGGTACTTCCATGGAAATCCCACGCCAGAAAGCTTTTCTCTGATTCTCAGTCCAAGTTCGAATGAGCTTCCTAATGAAGATCATGTCTTCTCTCCTGGGTCTCTTGAAAAGCTTGAAAAGGAGTTAACCGAGCTTTTGAAATCGAGAAGAGGATTTCCAGTTTCAATTGCTTCATTGCCAATGATCTATTATGAGAAGTTTGGGAGAACCCTTCAGGCTGAAGGGTACCTTACAGAGAGCCAGAGACATGGTAAGGTTGGGTATAGTCTGACAAAACTTCTTGCTCGGTTGAAGAGCAGCATTCGTCTCATTGAcag GCCTCATGGACAGCATTCAGTAATCTTGGCAGAAGATGTGCCAAAATACTTGGAGTATGCTGGTGAGAGAAGTGACCCTGGTGGAATTGTTGCTGGTTCTCGACAGATTTATCTCACCTTTCCGGCTGAGAGTACTTTTACAGAGCAAGATGTTTCTAACTATTTCAA CAAATTTGGCCTGGTCCAAGATGTTAGGATTCCTTGCCAACAGAAGAGGATGTTTGGTTTTGTCAGTTTTGTATATCCAGAGACCGTCAAGCAAATCTTAGCTAAGGGGAATCCTCATTTTGTATGTGGGGCTCGTGTTCTGGTGAAACCTTACAGGGAAAAGTCAAGGCTTCTTGAAAG GAAGTATGCAGATAAAAGCCCACATGCTATGTATAACAGTCCACACTTCATGGATAGGGATTCTGAGCTTAATTCGA TGGTGGTGAGAGTTGGTGATAATTTGAGGCTCAGGAAGCAGCAGCTCATTGAAGAACATGAGCAAGCACTTGAACTTGAGAGCAGGTGCTTCTCGGAATTGCGACTCGCTCCTAAACTCTTTTCTCATCACCCTTATATTGGACATTCAATGGATGAGTTAAAGTGCTCAGAAG CCCATgcagaacaagcagagttcccATCTGCTAAGCGTTATAATTATTTGCTTGATGTTTTGAACAATGACAAAACAAGGCATATAAACACCAACTACAGCGGCCAGGACAG CCAAGGACATAACCTTCCAGAGAGCCCTTTTGCATCGGCTATAGGGAATAATAGCATTTCAACAGTTACATAG
- the LOC122305484 gene encoding zinc finger CCCH domain-containing protein 18-like isoform X1: MDFSESTNVVYNRIQKIEPENVSKIIGFLLLQDHGEREMIRLAFSPDNLIHSLINKAKTELGLSKLPVSAPISPSLVNSVPGSELPLPFTPYSPVLPRPISSPRTLGGANPYWNPQVAADQQPLHNADYVPPTCSDSVAEDYHLQNQIQFLTLDDQLESASSVASDFSSNYYYPEPGFGVRVGRRSPSLPEFPVKVCHYFSKGFCKHGNNCRYFHGNPTPESFSLILSPSSNELPNEDHVFSPGSLEKLEKELTELLKSRRGFPVSIASLPMIYYEKFGRTLQAEGYLTESQRHGKVGYSLTKLLARLKSSIRLIDRPHGQHSVILAEDVPKYLEYAGERSDPGGIVAGSRQIYLTFPAESTFTEQDVSNYFNKFGLVQDVRIPCQQKRMFGFVSFVYPETVKQILAKGNPHFVCGARVLVKPYREKSRLLERKYADKSPHAMYNSPHFMDRDSELNSMVVRVGDNLRLRKQQLIEEHEQALELESRCFSELRLAPKLFSHHPYIGHSMDELKCSEAHAEQAEFPSAKRYNYLLDVLNNDKTRHINTNYSGQDSSQGHNLPESPFASAIGNNSISTVT; encoded by the exons ATGGATTTTTCTGAATCTACGAACGTTGTGTACAATAGAATTCAGAAAATAGAGCCTGAAAATGTGTCAAAGATCATTGGTTTTCTCTTGTTACAAGACCATGGTGAACGTGAAATGATCAGGTTAGCCTTCAGCCCTGATAATTTGATCCACTCTTTGATCAACAAAGCCAAAACTGAGCTTGGCTTATCCAAACTGCCGGTTTCGGCTCCCATCTCACCCTCTCTGGTGAACTCAGTACCGGGTTCAGAGTTACCCTTGCCGTTTACACCCTACTCGCCGGTGTTACCACGGCCAATTTCATCTCCAAGAACTCTAGGAGGTGCAAATCCCTATTGGAATCCTCAAGTGGCTGCTGATCAGCAGCCATTGCATAATGCAGATTATGTCCCACCAACTTGTTCAGATTCAGTTGCTGAAGATTATCACCTTCAAAATCAAATTCAGTTCTTGACTTTGGATGATCAGCTAGAATCTGCAAGTTCAGTTGCTTCAGATTTTTCGAGCAATTATTATTACCCAGAACCTGGATTTGGTGTGAGAGTGGGTCGAAGGTCTCCAAGCTTGCCTGAATTTCCTGTTAAGGTTTGCCATTACTTCAGTAAGGGGTTTTGTAAACACGGAAACAACTGTAGGTACTTCCATGGAAATCCCACGCCAGAAAGCTTTTCTCTGATTCTCAGTCCAAGTTCGAATGAGCTTCCTAATGAAGATCATGTCTTCTCTCCTGGGTCTCTTGAAAAGCTTGAAAAGGAGTTAACCGAGCTTTTGAAATCGAGAAGAGGATTTCCAGTTTCAATTGCTTCATTGCCAATGATCTATTATGAGAAGTTTGGGAGAACCCTTCAGGCTGAAGGGTACCTTACAGAGAGCCAGAGACATGGTAAGGTTGGGTATAGTCTGACAAAACTTCTTGCTCGGTTGAAGAGCAGCATTCGTCTCATTGAcag GCCTCATGGACAGCATTCAGTAATCTTGGCAGAAGATGTGCCAAAATACTTGGAGTATGCTGGTGAGAGAAGTGACCCTGGTGGAATTGTTGCTGGTTCTCGACAGATTTATCTCACCTTTCCGGCTGAGAGTACTTTTACAGAGCAAGATGTTTCTAACTATTTCAA CAAATTTGGCCTGGTCCAAGATGTTAGGATTCCTTGCCAACAGAAGAGGATGTTTGGTTTTGTCAGTTTTGTATATCCAGAGACCGTCAAGCAAATCTTAGCTAAGGGGAATCCTCATTTTGTATGTGGGGCTCGTGTTCTGGTGAAACCTTACAGGGAAAAGTCAAGGCTTCTTGAAAG GAAGTATGCAGATAAAAGCCCACATGCTATGTATAACAGTCCACACTTCATGGATAGGGATTCTGAGCTTAATTCGA TGGTGGTGAGAGTTGGTGATAATTTGAGGCTCAGGAAGCAGCAGCTCATTGAAGAACATGAGCAAGCACTTGAACTTGAGAGCAGGTGCTTCTCGGAATTGCGACTCGCTCCTAAACTCTTTTCTCATCACCCTTATATTGGACATTCAATGGATGAGTTAAAGTGCTCAGAAG CCCATgcagaacaagcagagttcccATCTGCTAAGCGTTATAATTATTTGCTTGATGTTTTGAACAATGACAAAACAAGGCATATAAACACCAACTACAGCGGCCAGGACAG CAGCCAAGGACATAACCTTCCAGAGAGCCCTTTTGCATCGGCTATAGGGAATAATAGCATTTCAACAGTTACATAG
- the LOC122305484 gene encoding zinc finger CCCH domain-containing protein 18-like isoform X3: protein MDFSESTNVVYNRIQKIEPENVSKIIGFLLLQDHGEREMIRLAFSPDNLIHSLINKAKTELGLSKLPVSAPISPSLVNSVPGSELPLPFTPYSPVLPRPISSPRTLGGANPYWNPQVAADQQPLHNADYVPPTCSDSVAEDYHLQNQIQFLTLDDQLESASSVASDFSSNYYYPEPGFGVRVGRRSPSLPEFPVKVCHYFSKGFCKHGNNCRYFHGNPTPESFSLILSPSSNELPNEDHVFSPGSLEKLEKELTELLKSRRGFPVSIASLPMIYYEKFGRTLQAEGYLTESQRHGKVGYSLTKLLARLKSSIRLIDRPHGQHSVILAEDVPKYLEYAGERSDPGGIVAGSRQIYLTFPAESTFTEQDVSNYFNKFGLVQDVRIPCQQKRMFGFVSFVYPETVKQILAKGNPHFVCGARVLVKPYREKSRLLERKYADKSPHAMYNSPHFMDRDSELNSMVVRVGDNLRLRKQQLIEEHEQALELESRCFSELRLAPKLFSHHPYIGHSMDELKCSEAHAEQAEFPSAKRYNYLLDVLNNDKTRHINTNYSGQDSVTHAAAKDITFQRALLHRL from the exons ATGGATTTTTCTGAATCTACGAACGTTGTGTACAATAGAATTCAGAAAATAGAGCCTGAAAATGTGTCAAAGATCATTGGTTTTCTCTTGTTACAAGACCATGGTGAACGTGAAATGATCAGGTTAGCCTTCAGCCCTGATAATTTGATCCACTCTTTGATCAACAAAGCCAAAACTGAGCTTGGCTTATCCAAACTGCCGGTTTCGGCTCCCATCTCACCCTCTCTGGTGAACTCAGTACCGGGTTCAGAGTTACCCTTGCCGTTTACACCCTACTCGCCGGTGTTACCACGGCCAATTTCATCTCCAAGAACTCTAGGAGGTGCAAATCCCTATTGGAATCCTCAAGTGGCTGCTGATCAGCAGCCATTGCATAATGCAGATTATGTCCCACCAACTTGTTCAGATTCAGTTGCTGAAGATTATCACCTTCAAAATCAAATTCAGTTCTTGACTTTGGATGATCAGCTAGAATCTGCAAGTTCAGTTGCTTCAGATTTTTCGAGCAATTATTATTACCCAGAACCTGGATTTGGTGTGAGAGTGGGTCGAAGGTCTCCAAGCTTGCCTGAATTTCCTGTTAAGGTTTGCCATTACTTCAGTAAGGGGTTTTGTAAACACGGAAACAACTGTAGGTACTTCCATGGAAATCCCACGCCAGAAAGCTTTTCTCTGATTCTCAGTCCAAGTTCGAATGAGCTTCCTAATGAAGATCATGTCTTCTCTCCTGGGTCTCTTGAAAAGCTTGAAAAGGAGTTAACCGAGCTTTTGAAATCGAGAAGAGGATTTCCAGTTTCAATTGCTTCATTGCCAATGATCTATTATGAGAAGTTTGGGAGAACCCTTCAGGCTGAAGGGTACCTTACAGAGAGCCAGAGACATGGTAAGGTTGGGTATAGTCTGACAAAACTTCTTGCTCGGTTGAAGAGCAGCATTCGTCTCATTGAcag GCCTCATGGACAGCATTCAGTAATCTTGGCAGAAGATGTGCCAAAATACTTGGAGTATGCTGGTGAGAGAAGTGACCCTGGTGGAATTGTTGCTGGTTCTCGACAGATTTATCTCACCTTTCCGGCTGAGAGTACTTTTACAGAGCAAGATGTTTCTAACTATTTCAA CAAATTTGGCCTGGTCCAAGATGTTAGGATTCCTTGCCAACAGAAGAGGATGTTTGGTTTTGTCAGTTTTGTATATCCAGAGACCGTCAAGCAAATCTTAGCTAAGGGGAATCCTCATTTTGTATGTGGGGCTCGTGTTCTGGTGAAACCTTACAGGGAAAAGTCAAGGCTTCTTGAAAG GAAGTATGCAGATAAAAGCCCACATGCTATGTATAACAGTCCACACTTCATGGATAGGGATTCTGAGCTTAATTCGA TGGTGGTGAGAGTTGGTGATAATTTGAGGCTCAGGAAGCAGCAGCTCATTGAAGAACATGAGCAAGCACTTGAACTTGAGAGCAGGTGCTTCTCGGAATTGCGACTCGCTCCTAAACTCTTTTCTCATCACCCTTATATTGGACATTCAATGGATGAGTTAAAGTGCTCAGAAG CCCATgcagaacaagcagagttcccATCTGCTAAGCGTTATAATTATTTGCTTGATGTTTTGAACAATGACAAAACAAGGCATATAAACACCAACTACAGCGGCCAGGACAG TGTAACCCATGCAGCAGCCAAGGACATAACCTTCCAGAGAGCCCTTTTGCATCGGCTATAG